In Acanthochromis polyacanthus isolate Apoly-LR-REF ecotype Palm Island chromosome 15, KAUST_Apoly_ChrSc, whole genome shotgun sequence, a single genomic region encodes these proteins:
- the etaa1b gene encoding ewing's tumor-associated antigen 1 homolog, whose product MTEPNTHAEFTELWRRTVSKLCHGKTQDNNTGKQMSATSPMRPDFHSPRHRGYGRYPGLNNGDSPGDVEPSQDIVWDSTSPTPSNTGPGHRNNRIVEISDIVNRIAPKDVKPKGPESPLLQWIGDSAIPFTPEMRKPRTRKKSTRQSNVEDLMKLARQFDQNMQQDKETSEQLNAVSSDLDEHVKTSETRAAPASFPSNAKDLKCSPSSDQVEAELHALFDCSTQGVSGRLSQSSAASPCLQDGKHQHVTSAASEQKESGSAARCPAGEKQSCGSSANNCADFDDDWENDDLLNDSLVLAMAQNPDQQHDADPKTTLQTNATQFTSVCKPAAQKNSTNQPSDCKPSCSSLQELCPKPKTTNRSSFKLEPNPCFQPKMAKEASKSGFTVKQTKTQMLEQKSASSKTPFTLQPDRITNNQKGALLGADSGKDISDSLWDDGDDDALLYQVCDSVERISNSQSQQASPRNRQETQDITVDGGRGSTKPLPTSSTNADTQKQSTCAFVRCNSLPTSSSGTVNLQAWNVPMKGANDKSRMSQSFPRSRTSLGTFGQCGDSSGTFQAGNVNVDMKTVTARTPQHLRPHHAAFKRNLSDSAAESSKVFVTSQMTGKCSAAEIERKKQEALARKRQRMQNASKP is encoded by the exons atgACTGAGCCGAACACACATGCAGAGTTCACTGAGCTGTGGAGGAGGACGGTTTCCAAACTGTGTCACGGCAAAACACAGGACAACAACACCGGGAAACAGATGTCTGCCACCTCCCCCATGCGTCCAG ATTTCCACAGTCCTAGGCACAGAGGCTACGGCAGATACCCCGGACTGAATAATGGGGATTCTCCAGGAGACGTGGAACCTTCACAGGATATTGTCTGGGATTCAACATCTCCCACTCCATCTAATACCG GGCCGGGGCACAGGAACAACAGAATCGTGGAAATATCAGATATCGTCAACCGCATTGCTCCAAAG GATGTGAAACCAAAAGGGCctgagtctcctctgctgcagtggatCGGTGACAGCGCCATCCCATTCACACCGGAGATGCGAAAACCAAGAACCAGGAAGAAGTCCACTCG ACAGAGCAACGTGGAGGACCTCATGAAGCTGGCCCGGCAGTTCGATCAGAACATGCAGCAGGACAAGGAGACGTCAGAACAGCTGAACGCCGTCAGCAGCGACCTCGACGAACATGTTAAGACTTCTGAAACGCGAGCAGCTCCTGCATCATTCCCAAGCAATGCGAAGGACCTGAAGTGTTCGCCGTCGTCGGATCAGGTGGAGGCCGAGCTGCACGCTCTGTTTGACTGCTCCACTCAGGGAGTCAGTGGCCGGCTGAGCCAGAGCTCTGCAGCATCGCCCTGTTTACAAGACGGAAAACACCAACACGTGACTTCAGCTGCATCTGAGCAGAAGGAGTCTGGCTCAGCTGCACGATGTCCCGCCGGAGAGAAACAATCTTGTGGTTCCAGCGCAAACAACTGTGCTGATTTTGATGATGACTGGGAGAACGACGACTTGCTTAATGACTCTCTTGTCCTGGCGATGGCCCAGAATCCCGACCAGCAGCACGATGCCGATCCTAAAACCACCCTTCAGACAAACGCCACTCAGTTCACCTCTGTTTGCAAGCCAGCTGCACAGAAAAACTCCACAAATCAGCCTTCAGACTGTAAGCCAAGCTGCAGTTCACTCCAGGAGCTGTGTCCCAAACCAAAGACGACCAACAGAAGCTCTTTCAAGCTGGAGCCTAACCCGTGTTTCCAGCCCAAGATGGCTAAAGAAGCTTCAAAGTCCGGCTTCACTgttaaacaaactaaaacacagATGTTGGAGCAGAAGTCTGCTTCCTCAAAGACACCGTTCACTTTGCAGCCTGACAGGATCACTAATAATCAGAAGGGGGCTCTTTTAGGAGCAGACTCTGGTAAAGACATCTCAGACAGTTTGTGGGATGATGGGGACGACGACGCGCTGCTCTACCAGGTATGTGACAGCGTGGAGAGGATTTCTAACAGTCAGTCACAGCAAGCCAGTCCCAGAAACCGCCAAGAAACGCAAGATATCACCGTGGACGGAGGACGGGGAAGCACCAAGCCTCTTCCAACCTCGTCCACAAACGCTGACACTCAAAAACAGTCGACATGTGCTTTTGTTCGTTGTAACTCACTACCTACCAGCAGCAGTGGAACCGTGAACCTCCAAGCGTGGAACGTTCCCATGAAAGGTGCCAACGACAAATCACGGATGTCTCAGAGCTTCCCGAGAAGCCGCACGAGTCTGGGCACATTTGGCCAGTGTGGGGATTCCTCTGGAACTTTCCAGGCTGGAAATGTGAACGTGGATATGAAGACGGTGACAGCCAGAACACCGCAGCACCTCAGGCCCCATCACGCAGCTTTCAAGAGAAACCTATCCGACTCTGCGGCTGAAAGCAGCAAAG tTTTCGTCACGAGCCAGATGACAGGGAAGTGCTCTGCAGCCGAGATCGAGAGGAAGAAGCAGGAAGCCCTGGCCAGGAAGCGGCAGCGGATGCAGAACGCCTCGAAACCGTAG